From a single Deltaproteobacteria bacterium genomic region:
- a CDS encoding alpha/beta hydrolase: MAPHIHGPLYYERMGRTGPVIAFIHPNPMDQSCWIYQMAHLSTWYRCIAIDIPGYGRSPKADAGLTMDDMAQACWEAIDEAAPGEKAILAGCSVGSSIAPFMYHQRPDKTAALVLCGTGYNPTKEFTKKRIDHYSAEGIGYRWRYTFEDMSAAFRVTPMAHFFANMFSERNDQADAETIIHQFRALAQPYPDGHHERIACPMIILTGSEDGSHPSSFALQARVPNCELKVLPGAGHACQIEQPWLFNRFMIEFLTKHGLFPGAEKPRSSVI, translated from the coding sequence ATGGCCCCACACATTCACGGCCCGCTTTACTACGAACGCATGGGCCGCACCGGCCCGGTGATCGCGTTTATCCATCCCAACCCAATGGATCAATCCTGCTGGATTTATCAGATGGCGCATCTGTCAACCTGGTACCGCTGCATCGCCATCGACATTCCGGGCTACGGCCGCTCGCCCAAGGCGGACGCCGGGCTGACCATGGACGACATGGCCCAAGCCTGTTGGGAAGCGATCGACGAGGCGGCGCCCGGTGAGAAAGCGATATTGGCAGGCTGCTCGGTGGGCTCGTCCATCGCGCCGTTCATGTATCACCAGCGACCGGACAAAACCGCCGCCCTCGTGCTCTGCGGCACCGGCTACAACCCGACCAAGGAATTCACCAAAAAGCGTATCGATCATTACAGCGCCGAAGGCATCGGCTACCGTTGGCGCTACACCTTCGAAGACATGAGCGCGGCGTTTCGCGTGACGCCGATGGCGCATTTCTTCGCCAACATGTTCAGCGAGCGCAACGACCAAGCCGACGCGGAAACGATCATTCATCAATTCCGCGCCCTCGCCCAGCCGTACCCTGATGGCCACCACGAGCGCATCGCCTGCCCGATGATCATCCTCACCGGCAGCGAAGACGGCAGCCATCCGAGTTCTTTCGCGCTCCAGGCGCGCGTGCCCAACTGCGAGTTGAAAGTTTTACCCGGCGCCGGCCACGCCTGCCAGATCGAGCAGCCATGGTTGTTCAACCGCTTCATGATCGAGTTTCTCACCAAACATGGATTGTTTCCGGGTGCGGAGAAGCCGAGGTCATCGGTTATCTGA
- a CDS encoding ABC transporter substrate-binding protein — translation MTPFIFLILALALTYFTPTFAFSATKLTIGHSTINPRIAPLWIAQEKGFFQKYGIDATLVFVRNTPLMIAAMKAGTIPIAYGGGSGILGASVTESDLRVLATFTGKMTNNVVARPAIKTAKDLRGKILGIQGVGGTNWMAALLWLERLGLDLKRDNIILQGTGEQVVRAQALESGTVDAAVIDMAFSKKLEQRGFINDQSALIENMIKALLESLAYLFAPKNQSPVVELIMKKLRLKDTLTAEEGCHDAVRTMARKPYPAIEGMRNVQRLPKTQNPRIGEVNVEDLIDKRYIKKLDESGFFERIYGK, via the coding sequence ATGACTCCGTTTATCTTTCTGATTCTTGCTCTCGCTCTCACATACTTCACACCCACATTCGCCTTCAGCGCCACCAAACTCACCATCGGCCACTCGACGATCAATCCGCGCATCGCGCCGCTCTGGATCGCCCAGGAGAAAGGTTTCTTTCAGAAGTACGGCATCGACGCGACGCTAGTGTTTGTCCGCAACACACCGTTGATGATCGCTGCTATGAAGGCCGGGACCATTCCCATCGCCTACGGCGGCGGCAGCGGCATTCTCGGCGCGTCGGTGACCGAGTCGGACTTGCGCGTACTGGCGACGTTTACCGGCAAGATGACCAACAACGTTGTCGCCCGTCCGGCGATCAAAACCGCGAAGGATTTGCGCGGCAAGATTCTCGGCATTCAAGGCGTCGGCGGCACCAACTGGATGGCGGCGCTGCTGTGGCTTGAACGTCTAGGCCTCGACCTCAAGCGGGACAACATCATTCTACAAGGCACCGGCGAACAAGTGGTACGCGCCCAAGCTCTCGAATCCGGCACCGTCGACGCCGCGGTCATCGACATGGCGTTCAGCAAAAAGCTCGAACAACGCGGCTTCATCAACGACCAATCGGCGCTGATCGAGAACATGATCAAAGCCTTGCTCGAAAGCCTGGCCTATTTGTTCGCGCCGAAAAACCAAAGCCCCGTGGTCGAACTGATTATGAAGAAGCTGCGGCTAAAGGACACGCTGACCGCCGAAGAAGGTTGCCACGACGCGGTTCGCACCATGGCGCGCAAGCCCTACCCGGCCATCGAAGGCATGCGCAACGTGCAACGCCTGCCGAAGACCCAGAACCCGCGCATCGGCGAGGTCAATGTCGAGGATCTGATCGATAAACGCT